From one Drosophila subpulchrella strain 33 F10 #4 breed RU33 chromosome 3L, RU_Dsub_v1.1 Primary Assembly, whole genome shotgun sequence genomic stretch:
- the LOC119554524 gene encoding uncharacterized protein LOC119554524, giving the protein MSQLNAEAQQRHFVTRSSYEGAWDRLVNVMDGFGSYRYPDGSEYRGRFQQGQFHGFGHLRLAQPYRFTVKGEFENGRLVTVEDMWFSDGLHVEGRFRDMKLECDNWDYLTPADRRYHAERRYGQQPVGPTAFITAKMLPREVPQHCYDVEEGLFNSKTCWMTDRPGPLRSRMYVGCQQDKDFIKRHCRKARTSRVIEPPSDFCRRIIANNLATERNHIRKTAIYAPNGEVHRERYYHKLTKKRGHTKEKPLQMARRRYMPHNDPAWETEMCVRAYGRMLDKRQQDQEEYRKLHPCAELQKVDRPRQWTSTSDVRNPESGGASSCQSYSIGEDSLPLDVMETYRSVRAMMQKRVADNINVVQSNLIRHNSYLDMTRSIFEL; this is encoded by the coding sequence ATGTCGCAGCTGAACGCGGAGGCCCAGCAGAGGCACTTCGTCACGCGGAGCAGCTACGAGGGAGCCTGGGACAGGCTGGTCAATGTGATGGACGGATTTGGGAGCTATCGCTATCCGGATGGAAGCGAGTACCGTGGCAGGTTCCAACAGGGGCAGTTCCATGGCTTTGGACATCTGCGCCTGGCCCAACCGTATCGCTTTACGGTCAAAGGTGAGTTCGAGAATGGGCGCTTGGTCACGGTGGAGGACATGTGGTTCTCCGATGGCCTCCATGTCGAGGGAAGGTTCCGCGACATGAAGCTGGAGTGCGACAATTGGGACTATTTGACGCCCGCAGATCGACGCTACCATGCCGAGCGGCGTTATGGCCAACAGCCGGTGGGACCCACTGCCTTCATCACGGCCAAAATGCTGCCCAGGGAGGTCCCGCAGCACTGCTACGATGTGGAGGAGGGCCTGTTCAACAGTAAGACCTGCTGGATGACGGACCGACCGGGTCCCCTTCGCAGCCGAATGTACGTGGGCTGTCAGCAGGATAAGGATTTCATCAAGCGACACTGTAGGAAGGCTAGAACCTCGCGGGTGATTGAGCCACCTTCGGACTTCTGCCGCCGCATCATAGCCAACAATTTGGCCACGGAGAGGAACCATATACGAAAGACTGCCATATATGCTCCCAATGGAGAAGTCCATCGGGAGCGGTACTACCACAAGCTGACCAAGAAGCGGGGTCATACCAAGGAGAAGCCTCTGCAAATGGCTCGAAGGCGCTACATGCCGCACAATGATCCCGCCTGGGAGACGGAGATGTGTGTGCGTGCCTACGGCAGGATGCTGGACAAGCGGCAGCAGGATCAAGAGGAGTACCGCAAACTGCATCCTTGCGCCGAGTTGCAGAAGGTGGACAGGCCCCGCCAATGGACGAGTACCTCGGATGTGCGCAATCCGGAGTCGGGTGGCGCCTCCAGCTGCCAGTCGTACAGCATCGGGGAGGACTCACTGCCCCTCGACGTCATGGAGACCTACCGATCCGTCAGAGCCATGATGCAGAAGCGGGTGGCGGACAACATCAACGTGGTGCAGTCCAATCTCATACGCCACAATAGTTACCTCGACATGACGCGTTCCATTTTTGAGTTGTAG
- the LOC119554526 gene encoding serine protease 1: MKLLALLFLALAVAVAEAKEPKKKHEDPDHIITNGSPAYEGQAPFVVGMAFGQSNLWCSGTIIGDTWILTSAQCLSGSSGVTIYFGATRLSQAQFALTVGTSEYVTGSQHLALVRIPRIGFSSRVNKVALPSLSARSQRYENWWGNVCGWGVTTFNNGLTDALQCVDLQIMPNSECVAYYGSTTVSDQILCTRTPNGRSPCFGDAGSPLVTKQGSTLVGISAFVASNGCTLGLPAGFARVTSALDWIRQRTGISY, from the coding sequence ATGAAGCTGTTAGCTCTTCTTTTCTTGGCCTTGGCTGTCGCCGTTGCAGAAGCTAAGGAGCCCAAGAAGAAACACGAAGATCCTGATCACATAATCACCAATGGAAGTCCCGCCTACGAGGGACAGGCGCCCTTTGTGGTGGGCATGGCCTTTGGCCAGAGCAACCTGTGGTGCAGTGGCACCATTATTGGCGACACCTGGATCCTCACATCCGCTCAGTGTTTATCGGGCAGTTCCGGGGTGACCATCTACTTTGGAGCTACGCGACTAAGTCAGGCCCAATTCGCCCTTACAGTGGGTACTAGTGAGTATGTTACTGGAAGTCAGCATCTCGCTCTGGTAAGGATTCCCAGGATTGGCTTCAGCAGCCGGGTCAACAAGGTGGCTCTTCCATCGCTGAGCGCCAGATCCCAGCGTTACGAGAACTGGTGGGGCAATGTCTGTGGATGGGGAGTGACTACCTTCAATAATGGCCTGACCGACGCGCTGCAGTGCGTCGACCTCCAGATAATGCCCAACTCCGAGTGCGTCGCCTATTACGGATCCACCACGGTCTCCGATCAGATCCTCTGCACCCGTACTCCCAACGGCAGATCCCCCTGCTTCGGCGATGCCGGCAGTCCGCTGGTCACCAAACAGGGATCCACATTGGTGGGCATTTCCGCCTTTGTGGCCTCCAATGGTTGCACCTTGGGATTGCCTGCTGGCTTCGCCAGGGTCACCAGCGCATTGGATTGGATCCGTCAGAGGACGGGCATTTCCTACTAA
- the LOC119554525 gene encoding MORN repeat-containing protein 5, translating to MSYQRTTKASTITQVDILMTGSQYIGTSDDLGMQNFGVYIYPDGSRYTGEFRNNRFHGRGSIQVPDPSGVTYQVTHRHGKLIAIDQMKFNDSLPVDFEMKDNGSMSFESWPYCTAEDRRFYQETKGPMEPVGPNKFKTKDGPDPPVLSRNVFDLGFGLLGNRGFMLDTKTYSHQSLYVGCREARRWIRENCAHGPLWNRHHKQKMMARFAREIIRNNQENAGCSRKHYMPKLHICQRSSSLDSFGSERLHLASTTDSTSSEVQAMRLRHREFRSKWRRSKSESSVCRIN from the coding sequence ATGTCGTATCAGAGGACAACGAAAGCCTCGACCATCACGCAAGTGGACATCCTAATGACTGGATCCCAATATATTGGAACCAGCGATGACTTGGGCATGCAGAACTTTGGTGTCTACATTTATCCGGATGGCAGCAGGTACACAGGAGAGTTCCGAAACAATCGTTTCCATGGAAGGGGTTCCATTCAAGTGCCAGATCCCTCGGGCGTTACTTACCAAGTGACCCATAGACATGGCAAACTGATAGCGATCGATCAAATGAAGTTTAATGACTCGCTGCCCGTGGACTTTGAGATGAAGGATAATGGCTCGATGAGTTTCGAATCCTGGCCCTATTGCACTGCTGAGGATCGTCGCTTCTACCAGGAGACCAAGGGACCCATGGAACCCGTAGGGCCAAATAAGTTCAAGACCAAAGATGGACCCGATCCCCCGGTCTTGTCGCGTAATGTTTTCGACCTTGGTTTTGGTCTGCTGGGCAATCGTGGTTTTATGTTGGACACGAAGACTTATAGTCATCAGAGTTTATATGTGGGATGTCGGGAGGCACGTCGTTGGATCCGGGAGAACTGTGCCCATGGTCCCTTGTGGAACCGTCATCATAAACAGAAGATGATGGCCCGTTTTGCCAGGGAGATCATCCGGAATAACCAGGAGAATGCCGGTTGCAGCCGAAAGCACTACATGCCCAAGTTGCACATCTGCCAACGCTCTAGCAGCTTGGATAGCTTCGGTTCGGAGCGACTCCACCTGGCCAGCACCACGGACTCCACCTCCTCGGAGGTCCAGGCCATGCGGTTGCGTCATCGGGAGTTCCGCAGCAAATGGAGGCGATCCAAGAGTGAGAGCAGCGTGTGCCGCATCAACTGA
- the LOC119554527 gene encoding uncharacterized protein LOC119554527 has translation MQSSADAKREFYKGQRGRRAASQEEHRSYELNDFPLQNQSSDAESCHQEPHFGQHPPGVGVGPGIGVGFEDGGGGGDIDDEESYTISVSAIMQRRASVRGYRGKRGSRSSRRASSPMDHVLDSVERRRSSVYTTSSEEGTNQESTQEQIFENIRLHKEVIQSVKLQPWPIRKKLKLVRQAKTYVARHEGALQERFAMSRSTRDLWARFKILMAARWRHWKRETTSFLTVLIPWELRIKEIESHFGSGVASYFTFLRWLMWVNIMIAIPLVAFVIGPEYFATKHGETDPRKRMSDPEARVAGNLFTFWEFEGYLKYSPMFYGYYSSTSGISTSGYKLPLAYFLTAVLVYIYSFVATLRKMAENSRNSKLSSKDDECVFSWKLFTGWDFMIGHAETAHNRIASVVVGFKEALLEEAEKKKDNRNWRVILQRILVNILVMGLLILSGATVVLLVNHSEDLAKHDNWLSRNAVNVTMTLLSFFLPMIFEALGLFENWHPRQQLRLQLARIMILNMLNLYSLMFSFIYKINSKEKPLQLLKLENETNTMELKNLLSSIEALRAMTPTTSLYSESTSDGFFDDSTSSAAWGEENGSSTGGLFSTTAAAATLISTTVQRFKCYNMTMKCPKIRGNFLSAKNLAKTLMVLNLTTPAMIPTTLPTTIPTTSSVWTTTEATTTTTTSPWTTLPPTIKTTEETTTTTERSTTTTEMLTTTTLLATTANTTIPLTTEAPTSTAIPNSTTNVETTSTVATTINTTVLPSSSTTKLTTTTTTTTEKPQIEDNFSYTSGDEEGSYDYGSEEPSSDGTSEPPEGNNYSDITDYSSGPSDGEDYEDQNSTDQANDPLAKVLEQVDEEESKVRSKRALADSPFFTSKYSRRHRNDSAVTGGQPGETTEAVNAIPSRWPNNWPTFRQTTPPTKRPLNGILSKEEWENLRRLRSRQSSSTSTTTSTTTTRRPRRRFRTSTTENTSTTEEEETSTTESSTDSSTSESTTNAYDSSSSTTEEDDEYTTTDSHPKTPYYMGIVDMSEIGSTTYIDSEFLEDCVVTICPNGNNIFGSTTESPDGTTQSSDSKQLTTVKLTPLERKQKRLKEVQLAIKQIQTNLTTMCWETSLGQELSKVIVFDGLMSIVAPLCIDFLRALFVRYVNQNWCWDMEKTFPQYGDFKIAENILTLINNQGQVWMGIFFSPGLVLINLVKLMIMMYFRSWIVLTCNVPHEVVFKASKSNNFYLSLLLTMLFLCVLPVGYAIVWLRPSWHCGPFSEYNRIAEFITNTTRNALPKQLHEPLDYLTSSSTVIPLLLLLILIIYYLISLTGALREANQDLRTQLQKEREEERKKIFKVPEVKQAEPTATTLTNRWRKVLEASSPVTPTQPPDFDTEEYKNQARKELISRIMKKALRKGSATSDEDSFVRRDDDDTDTEHQDSLPHDEEAKDKRFGLTRLQQIRRTRKPSLVDIVQIAKQERARAGSIVAGTSSGGAGNFPPKETHPKSRFKVEKHERKDRGSMKEKKDTKHRQSTQPQPPPYESPKDNEHDPDTNSRIVSERRASLLRRHKEQGENQEEESPTTPEAPTTPTVPVESVEQNAEESTTVTPKFHIVDEKKPPQEAEDKPLPTSKESGGGGGGGSLGKFKFRKHKNKSNNVVPKPEPEVFKFDERSVERSTDLPVTPGAPEHLTSEEDQQERSLPSPTPSQGQSQGHHQRQLSVLSRQGRKKIGNLLALVREAVNLKKDDAEQQVSDESPGPTTPTYLAYTPPPPPSVLSSVSSSTALEMPPTPEPESPTPSAPLHFGSSITSSRPPTKPPKPPKPPVVPPSTTAPTATMDDDLEELDMAGPITFPKRSDSHRRRTMRQDSQSSVWSDNIPTITISTTGSDECIVDAAAANSQNGLPESRSSSPGPTVKIIKIDIEKEEE, from the exons ATGCAGAGCAGCGCCGATGCCAAGAGGGAATTCTACAAAGGACAAAGGGGCAGGAG AGCTGCATCGCAGGAGGAGCACAGGTCCTACGAACTGAACG ACTTCCCATTGCAAAATCAAAGCAGCGACGCCGAGAGCTGCCACCAGGAGCCCCACTTTGGCCAGCATCCGCCGGGAGTTGGTGTCGGACCCGGAATCGGAGTCGGATTCGAGGATGGCGGCGGCGGAGGCGACATCGACGATGAGGAGAGCTACACAATTTCCGTATCGGCGATAATGCAGAGACGTGCCAGTGTGCGGGGCTATCGGGGCAAACGTGGCAGCCGGAGTTCGCGACGGGCATCCAGTCCCATGGATCACGTGCTGGATAGTGTGGAGCGGCGGCGCTCCAGTGTCTATACGACAAGTTCAG AGGAGGGCACCAATCAGGAGTCCACGCAAGAGCAAATCTTTGAGAACATTCGCCTGCacaaggaggtcatacagTCGGTGAAGCTACAGCCATGGCCCATCCGCAAGAAGCTCAAGTTGGTTCGGCAG GCCAAAACATATGTGGCACGCCACGAGGGCGCGCTCCAGGAGCGATTCGCCATGTCACGCAGCACCAGGGACTTGTGGGCGaggtttaaaattttaatggcGGCA CGATGGCGACACTGGAAACGGGAGACCACCAGCTTCCTCACCGTCCTCATCCCCTGGGAGCTGCGCATCAAGGAAATCGAATCCCACTTTGGTTCCGGCGTGGCCTCCTACTTTACATTCCTGCGCTGGCTTATGTGGGTCAACATCATGATTGCCATTCCGCTGGTCGCCTTTGTCATCGGACCCGAG TACTTTGCCACGAAACACGGCGAAACGGATCCCAGGAAAAGGATGTCCGACCCGGAGGCCCGAGTGGCCGGCAATCTCTTCACCTTCTGGGAGTTCGAGGGGTACCTGAAGTACTCACCAATGTTTTATGG CTACTATTCAAGCACATCCGGCATCAGCACGTCCGGATATAAGCTGCCCTTAGCCTATTTCCTCACCGCCGTTCTGGTCTATATCTACAGCTTTGTGGCCACGCTGAGAAA AATGGCGGAAAACTCGCGCAACTCGAAACTTTCCTCGAAGGACGACGAGTGCGTCTTCTCGTGGAAGCTCTTTACCGGCTGGGACTTTATGATTG GACACGCTGAAACAGCCCACAATCGCATCGCATCCGTGGTGGTGGGCTTTAAGGAAGCCCTGCTCGAGGAGGCCGAGAAGAAGAAGGATAATCGCAA CTGGCGTGTGATACTCCAGAGGATACTGGTCAATATCCTGGTGATGGGACTGCTGATTCTGTCGGGGGCCACGGTGGTGCTGCTGGTCAATCA CTCTGAGGATTTGGCCAAACACGACAACTGGCTGAGTCGCAATGCGGTGAACGTGACCATGACCCTGCTCTCCTTCTTCCTGCCCATGATATTCGAGGCCCTGGGACTGTTCGAGAACTGGCATCCCAGGCAGCAGCTGCGCCTTCAATTGGCTCG CATTATGATACTGAACATGTTGAATTTGTACTCGCTGATGTTCTCCTTCATCTACAAGATCAACAGTAAGGAAAAGCCACTGCAATTACTAAAATTGGAGAACGAAACAAATACCATGGAGCTAAAGAATCTTCTCAGTTCAATTGAGGCTCTAAGGGCCATGACTCCCACGACTTCACTCTATAGTGAAAGTACATCGGATGGCTTTTTTGATGACTCCACCTCGAGTGCAGCTTGGGGCGAGGAAAATGGAAGCTCCACCGGTGGTCTCTTTTCGACCACAGCTGCAGCCGCCACTTTAATCTCCACCACTGTGCAGCGTTTTAAATGCTATAATATGACTATGAAGTGTCCAAAAATAAGAGGCAACTTTCTTAGTGCCAAGAACTTGGCCAAAACCTTAATGGTTCTTAACCTGACAACGCCAGCCATGATTCCGACCACCTTGCCCACCACAATACCCACGACTTCAAGTGTTTGGACAACCACGGAGGCAACCACCACGACAACAACCTCGCCTTGGACAACTCTACCGCCAACGATAAAAACCACTGAGGAAACCACTACGACGACTGAAAGATCCACTACAACCACGGAAATGCTAACGACAACCACTTTACTAGCCACCACTGCCAATACTACAATACCCTTAACTACCGAAGCACCAACCAGTACTGCAATTCCCAACTCAACAACTAATGTTGAAACTACGAGCACAGTAGCAACCACTATAAACACCACTGTTTTACCATCCAGCAGTACCACCAAACTAACGACAACCACAACCACAACCACTGAAAAACCCCAGATAGAAGATAACTTTTCCTACACCTCAGGTGATGAAGAGGGATCCTACGACTATGGCAGCGAGGAACCATCTTCAGATGGAACATCAGAGCCTCCAGAAGGTAATAACTACTCCGACATAACAGACTACTCTTCGGGACCTTCAGATGGAGAAGATTATGAAGATCAGAATAGTACGGATCAAGCGAACGATCCACTGGCCAAAGTTTTGGAGCAAGTAGACGAAGAAGAATCGAAAGTTCGCAGTAAAAGGGCATTGGCGGACTCACCTTTCTTCACCAGTAAGTACAGTAGGAGACATCGCAATGATTCTGCAGTCACTGGTGGTCAACCAGGAGAAACCACCGAGGCGGTAAATGCCATACCCAGTCGATGGCCCAATAATTGGCCAACCTTTAGGCAAACCACACCGCCGACCAAAAGACCCCTGAATGGAATTCTCAGCAAAGAGGAGTGGGAGAATCTCAGGCGTCTGAGGAGCAGGCAATCCTCTTCCACTAGTACTACTACCAGTACTACAACCACTAGAAGACCCCGAAGAAGATTTCGTACCTCAACTACAGAAAATACTAGTACCACAGAGGAGGAGGAAACCTCCACAACGGAGAGTTCTACGGATTCTTCCACCTCAGAGAGCACCACCAATGCTTATGACTCCAGCAGTAGCACCACCGAGGAAGATGATGAGTACACCACTACAGATTCACATCCAAAGACCCCTTACTACATGGGCATAGTGGATATGTCGGAGATAGGTAGCACTACCTATATAGACAGCGAGTTCCTGGAGGACTGTGTGGTGACCATATGTCCCAATGGAAACAACATCTTCGGCAGCACCACCGAAAGTCCGGATGGCACCACCCAAAGCAGCGACTCCAAGCAGCTAACCACTGTGAAACTCACTCCTTTGGAGCGGAAGCAGAAGCGTCTTAAGGAAGTGCAGCTGGCGATTAAGCAGATACAAACCAATCTGACCACCATGTGCTGGGAAACCTCCTTGGGCCAGGAGCTCTCCAAAGTCATCGTCTTCGATGGG CTGATGTCCATTGTGGCGCCTCTCTGCATTGACTTTCTGCGCGCCCTCTTCGTGCGGTATGTCAATCAAAACTGGTGCTGGGACATGGAGAAGACCTTTCCCCAG TATGGCGACTTCAAGATAGCCGAGAACATCCTGACGTTGATTAATAACCAGGGCCAAGTGTGGATGGGCATATTCTTCTCACCCGGTCTGGTGCTCATCAACCTGGTCAAATTGATGATCATGATGTACTTCCGCTCCTGGATAGTCCTCACCTGCAATGTGCCGCATGAGGTGGTGTTCAA GGCCTCTAAATCGAACAACTTCTATCTATCCCTCCTGTTGACCATGTTATTCCTTTGTGTTCTGCCAGTGGGTTATGCCATTGTGTGGCTGCGTCCTTCCTGGCATTGTGGACCCTTCTCGGAGTACAACAGGATAGCCGAGTTTATCACAAACACCACCAGGAATGCTCTGCCAAA GCAACTCCACGAACCCCTGGACTATCTGACCTCCTCGAGCACTGTGATTcccctgctcctgctgctcaTCCTCATCATATACTACCTGATCTCCCTGACAGGAGCTCTGCGAGAGGCCAACCAGGATTTGCGCACCCAGCTGCAAAAGGAACGCGAGGAGGAGCGCAAGAAGATCTTCAAGGTGCCGGAGGTCAAGCAGGCGGAACCAACGGCCACCACGCTGACGAATCGCTGGAGGAAGGTCCTGGAGGCCAGCTCTCCGGTTACGCCCACCCAACCGCCGGATTTCGACACGGAGGAGTACAAGAATCAAGCCCGTAAAG AGCTAATCTCACGCATCATGAAGAAGGCGTTGCGCAAGGGATCCGCCACCTCCGATGAGGATTCATTTGTGCGGCGCGATGACGATGACACGGACACCGAGCACCAGGACTCTCTGCCCCACGACGAGGAGGCCAAGGACAAGCGATTTGGACTGACGCGATTGCAGCAAATCCGCCGGACACGCAAACCCTCCCTCGTAGACATCGTCCAGATTGCCAAGCAGGAAAGGGCTCGAGCTGGTTCCATTGTGGCCGGGACTAGCTCGGGTGGAGCTGGCAACTTCCCTCCCAAGGAGACCCATCCCAAGAGCCGCTTCAAGGTGGAGAAACACGAGCGCAAGGATAGGGGCAGCATGAAGGAGAAAAAGGACACCAAACACAGGCAGTCGACGCAGCCACAGCCGCCGCCCTATGAATCGCCCAAGGACAATGAACATGATCCGGATACGAATTCCAGGATAGTCAGTGAGCGGCGCGCCAGTTTGCTGAGGCGGCACAAGGAGCAGGGGGAGAATCAGGAGGAGGAGTCACCCACCACACCAGAGGCTCCAACAACACCCACTGTGCCAGTGGAATCAGTGGAACAAAATGCCGAGGAATCCACAACCGTTACCCCCAAATTCCACATAGTTGACGAGAAAAAACCGCCGCAGGAGGCGGAAGATAAACCCTTGCCAACATCTAAAGAAAgtggcggaggaggaggaggcggtaGCCTGGGCAAGTTCAAGTTCCGCAAGCACAAAAACAAGTCAAATAATGTGGTGCCGAAACCAGAGCCCGAGGTGTTCAAGTTCGATGAGCGAAGTGTGGAAAGAAGCACGGATCTGCCGGTCACTCCTGGTGCACCGGAGCACCTGACCAGCGAGGAGGACCAGCAGGAGAGGAGTCTGCCCTCGCCCACGCCCAGCCAGGGTCAAAGTCAGGGTCACCATCAGCGGCAATTGTCGGTTCTTTCTCGACAGGGTCGCAAGAAGATAGGCAATCTCTTAGCCCTGGTTCGCGAGGCAGTGAATCTCAAGAAGGACGATGCGGAGCAGCAGGTCTCCGATGAGTCTCCCGGACCCACCACGCCCACTTACTTGGCCTACACCCCACCACCGCCTCCATCAGTATTGTCCAGTGTGTCCAGTTCTACTGCCCTGGAAATGCCACCCACTCCAGAGCCGGAATCTCCCACGCCCAGTGCACCACTGCATTTTGGAAGTAGCATCACCTCCTCCCGACCGCCGACCAAGCCACCCAAGCCACCCAAGCCTCCAGTGGTTCCCCCGAGCACCACTGCTCCCACGGCCACCATGGATGATGATCTGGAGGAACTGGACATGGCCGGTCCCATTACCTTCCCCAAACGCAGCGATTCCCATCGGCGACGCACTATGCGACAGGATTCGCAGAGTTCCGTTTGGTCGGATAATATACCCACCATCACGATCAGCACCACCGGCAGCGATGAGTGCATTGTGGACGCAGCTGCAGCTAATTCCCAAAATGGACTTCCCGAATCAAGAAGTAGTTCGCCGGGACCCACGGTCAAAATTATAAAGATTGACATTGAGAAGGAGGAGGAGTAA